The proteins below are encoded in one region of Methanobacterium aggregans:
- the rimI gene encoding ribosomal protein S18-alanine N-acetyltransferase, with product MIIREFRRPDIKRVLEIEESSFDDPYPSSVLVEIYNLGAGFLVAQEDNSIVGYIIFWIRFEDEGHIISIAVDKKYRRKGVGSKLVETAMEIFKKYNVKTIKLEVRLGNRGAQKFYRYLGFHEKKVLENYYEDLENAMIMNRELMKPTELNIEYGNESKVDKNSQ from the coding sequence ATGATAATAAGAGAATTCCGGCGTCCAGATATCAAAAGGGTCCTTGAAATCGAGGAATCTTCCTTCGACGACCCCTACCCATCCAGTGTCCTTGTTGAAATTTACAACCTTGGAGCTGGTTTTCTGGTTGCCCAGGAAGATAATAGTATTGTGGGATATATTATATTTTGGATCAGATTTGAAGATGAGGGTCATATAATTTCAATTGCAGTTGACAAAAAATACAGGCGGAAGGGTGTTGGTTCCAAACTCGTTGAAACTGCCATGGAAATATTCAAAAAGTACAACGTAAAAACAATAAAGTTAGAGGTCAGACTTGGAAATCGTGGGGCACAGAAGTTCTACAGATACCTTGGATTCCATGAAAAAAAGGTTCTTGAAAATTACTACGAGGATCTTGAAAATGCCATGATTATGAATCGGGAACTGATGAAACCAACAGAACTGAACATTGAATATGGAAATGAATCAAAGGTTGATAAAAATTCTCAATAG
- the carA gene encoding glutamine-hydrolyzing carbamoyl-phosphate synthase small subunit, translating into MLKEAKLALEDGTIFKGERFGSETTKTGEVVFTTGMTGYVESLTDPSYKGQILMSTYPLQGNYGVSSEWFQSEGIKAEGFIVRENNPYTSHSLSEKNLSEFLAEYEIPGISGIDTRALTLKIRRFGAMKGALTTEEISDEELLEMAKAQKGIEELDLVDEVCVSEPRIFGEDYDKWAVILDCGIKQNSINALLKREVGVVVLPYKTDVKEIMDYEPDAMLVSSGPGNPERVGNAIETVQKLQEKLPIFGICLGQQIISLAFGAKIYKMKFGHRGINQPVKDLKTGKVSITSQNHGFTVDPESVQGLPINITQLNLNDGTPEGIEHNELPISSVQYHPEAGPGPHDTDYYFDNFAETLKKY; encoded by the coding sequence ATGCTAAAAGAGGCAAAATTAGCTTTAGAAGACGGAACAATATTTAAAGGAGAAAGATTCGGTTCTGAAACCACTAAAACTGGTGAAGTGGTTTTTACAACAGGAATGACTGGATACGTTGAATCACTTACAGATCCTTCCTACAAAGGCCAGATACTAATGTCAACATATCCCTTACAAGGTAACTATGGAGTATCCTCAGAGTGGTTTCAATCAGAGGGGATAAAGGCTGAAGGATTTATTGTAAGGGAGAATAACCCCTACACATCCCACAGTTTATCAGAAAAAAATTTATCAGAATTTTTAGCTGAATATGAAATTCCAGGTATAAGTGGAATAGACACCCGTGCCCTCACCCTGAAGATCAGAAGATTCGGAGCCATGAAAGGAGCTCTTACAACAGAAGAAATATCCGATGAGGAACTTCTGGAAATGGCAAAAGCCCAAAAGGGTATAGAAGAACTGGACCTTGTGGATGAGGTATGTGTTTCAGAGCCCAGAATATTTGGTGAAGACTACGATAAATGGGCTGTTATTCTTGACTGTGGTATAAAACAGAACAGCATCAATGCACTGCTTAAAAGAGAAGTTGGAGTTGTTGTGTTACCCTACAAGACTGATGTTAAAGAGATCATGGACTACGAACCTGATGCAATGCTTGTTTCAAGTGGCCCTGGAAATCCGGAAAGGGTTGGAAATGCCATTGAAACCGTTCAAAAGCTCCAGGAAAAGCTCCCAATATTTGGAATATGCCTTGGTCAGCAGATAATCAGCCTTGCATTCGGTGCTAAAATCTACAAAATGAAGTTCGGTCACAGGGGAATAAACCAACCAGTTAAGGACCTTAAAACTGGAAAGGTTTCAATAACATCCCAGAACCACGGTTTCACAGTTGATCCAGAGTCTGTACAGGGTTTACCAATAAATATAACCCAGTTAAATCTCAACGACGGCACTCCTGAAGGAATAGAACATAATGAACTGCCAATTTCAAGTGTGCAGTACCATCCAGAGGCTGGGCCTGGTCCACATGACACTGATTACTACTTCGACAACTTCGCTGAAACCCTGAAAAAATACTAA